In Candidatus Thermoplasmatota archaeon, the following are encoded in one genomic region:
- a CDS encoding glycosyltransferase family 2 protein: MHYPKVSIVVLNLNGVKDTIECLESLRKITYPNYKVIVVDNGSTGSDVKILREKFGNFIYIIENDRNYGFAEGNNIGIRYALENQNPEYVFLLNNDTIVDRTFLEEIVKVAESDESISSVSPTIYKYDEPDKLDWIPTKEVSLWTCKTKQQVDINTTNEKVECVTSGCWMIKTKVFDKIGLLDSRLFFGGDEQDWWIRNKRAGYKTCWAPQAKIWHKGRKSVEKKISKVDLYYTTRGLFLIEKKHANLLQLVFFISYFFVINFPVTCVRIVKDCKEDRNMLKKHLKSYFRGVIDGLRIKV, encoded by the coding sequence ATGCACTATCCCAAAGTCTCTATAGTGGTACTTAATTTGAATGGTGTGAAAGATACCATTGAGTGTTTAGAGTCTCTGAGAAAGATAACCTATCCAAATTACAAAGTAATAGTAGTGGATAATGGTTCTACTGGCAGTGATGTAAAAATTCTAAGAGAAAAATTTGGAAATTTCATATACATAATCGAAAACGATAGGAATTATGGTTTTGCAGAAGGAAACAATATTGGTATTAGATATGCGCTAGAAAATCAAAATCCAGAGTATGTTTTTCTTCTTAATAACGATACAATAGTTGACAGAACTTTTTTAGAGGAAATAGTGAAAGTAGCAGAAAGTGACGAAAGCATCAGCTCAGTCAGCCCAACTATATACAAATACGATGAACCGGATAAATTAGATTGGATTCCTACAAAAGAAGTAAGTTTGTGGACCTGCAAGACAAAACAACAGGTAGATATAAACACAACAAATGAAAAAGTTGAATGCGTTACCTCTGGTTGTTGGATGATAAAAACTAAAGTTTTTGATAAAATCGGATTATTAGATTCAAGACTGTTTTTTGGGGGTGACGAACAAGATTGGTGGATTAGAAATAAAAGAGCTGGATATAAAACTTGTTGGGCACCGCAAGCTAAAATATGGCATAAAGGGCGTAAATCGGTAGAAAAGAAAATATCTAAGGTTGACCTATACTATACCACGCGTGGATTGTTCTTGATAGAAAAAAAACACGCTAATCTATTACAACTTGTGTTCTTTATATCTTATTTTTTTGTTATAAATTTTCCAGTTACCTGTGTCCGTATTGTAAAAGATTGTAAAGAAGATAGAAATATGTTAAAAAAGCATCTGAAAAGTTATTTTAGAGGAGTAATAGACGGGTTAAGGATAAAGGTATAA